A genomic region of Peptoniphilus sp. ING2-D1G contains the following coding sequences:
- a CDS encoding ErfK/YbiS/YcfS/YnhG superfamily protein (This family was formerly called the ErfK/YbiS/YcfS/YnhG family, but is now named after the first protein of known structure.So these proteins may use peptidoglycan or a precursor as a substrate; High confidence in function and specificity) has translation MKKIFKASILLVILMILSIYLAGFYFFGYHFLPNTIINGKNFGFTQKNELIQNYNSYYDDFKLNIITRDGNFEITSKDIDYREELLEEKGIIQNPFYWFFYMLLPKEYDLKRNIDYDKDKLNQILVSNGIDDENVIEPQDAKIIFEKGSYKIEKEVEGNKLNIGKLKRKIISNFNSGEDKLDLEDEDLYYKPKILSNDQGLNDKLHQVNVINNFEVTYDFKDRQEVLKNEELVNLYTENSEGLLVPNIEKVEEYVKTLAQKYDTFGANRSFNATGIGIVMVKGGIYGWSTDVANTAKELVEVLEQTTSVTLKPVYRLEAVDRSVNDLGNSYIEIDLGRQHMWLYREGKLIVDTDIVSGNPTQGNATPMGTGKIWSRETNRYLTGEGWNSHVNYWLPFNWSGCGIHDSSWRSEYGKNIYLTKGSHGCVNTPSEVMKAFYENTFHGMPVVVYDSSYLSI, from the coding sequence CGGGTACCATTTTTTACCCAACACAATAATCAACGGCAAAAATTTCGGCTTTACACAAAAAAACGAGCTTATACAAAATTATAATTCCTATTATGACGACTTTAAATTAAATATAATCACAAGAGATGGAAACTTTGAAATTACATCAAAGGATATAGATTACAGGGAAGAACTACTTGAAGAAAAGGGAATTATCCAAAATCCCTTTTACTGGTTTTTTTATATGTTGTTGCCCAAAGAATATGATTTAAAGCGAAATATAGATTATGACAAAGACAAATTAAATCAAATCTTGGTAAGTAATGGCATTGATGATGAAAATGTAATTGAACCGCAGGATGCGAAAATAATTTTTGAAAAGGGCAGTTATAAGATTGAGAAAGAAGTCGAAGGCAATAAACTCAATATTGGAAAACTTAAAAGAAAAATTATCAGCAACTTCAACTCCGGAGAAGATAAACTTGATTTAGAGGATGAAGATTTATATTATAAGCCTAAAATACTGTCCAATGATCAAGGATTAAACGATAAGTTGCACCAAGTAAATGTAATAAATAATTTTGAAGTAACCTATGATTTTAAAGATAGACAGGAAGTCTTAAAAAACGAAGAACTGGTAAATTTATACACGGAAAACAGTGAAGGTCTACTTGTTCCCAATATTGAAAAGGTTGAAGAATATGTAAAAACTTTGGCTCAAAAATACGATACCTTCGGAGCAAATAGAAGTTTCAATGCGACGGGTATCGGTATTGTCATGGTAAAGGGAGGAATTTACGGCTGGAGTACAGATGTCGCAAATACAGCAAAGGAGCTTGTAGAGGTTCTTGAACAAACAACTTCGGTTACTCTTAAGCCTGTATATAGGCTTGAAGCTGTAGATAGATCAGTAAATGATCTGGGGAATTCTTATATAGAAATAGATCTTGGAAGACAGCATATGTGGCTTTATAGAGAGGGAAAACTGATCGTTGATACCGATATAGTTTCTGGGAATCCAACCCAAGGCAATGCAACTCCCATGGGAACAGGAAAAATATGGTCAAGGGAAACCAATAGGTATTTGACCGGAGAAGGGTGGAATTCTCATGTGAATTATTGGTTGCCCTTCAACTGGTCGGGATGTGGAATACACGATTCCTCCTGGAGATCTGAGTATGGCAAAAATATATATTTGACCAAGGGATCCCACGGTTGTGTAAATACACCGTCTGAAGTCATGAAAGCTTTTTATGAAAATACATTTCATGGAATGCCGGTTGTAGTCTATGATTCCAGTTATTTATCAATTTAA
- a CDS encoding putative membrane protein (High confidence in function and specificity), whose translation MNRVNSKSKISVKFLTRVGMLGAIAFVLMAIQMPLPFIAPTFLQMDVSDLPIVIGSFAMGPVAAVLISALKNILHLVIKGTTTGGVGELSNFIIGSTFAVTAGLIYNRNRTYKNALLSLLMGTLAMTAVSIISNYFFIFPLYSKLMPMEAIINMGTQITSKITDLWSMMIYSILPFNLIKGFTVSAIAMLIYKRVSPILKD comes from the coding sequence ATGAACAGAGTTAATTCGAAAAGTAAGATTAGTGTTAAGTTTTTGACCAGGGTCGGAATGTTGGGAGCAATAGCCTTTGTACTCATGGCGATTCAAATGCCGCTTCCATTTATAGCACCGACATTTTTACAGATGGACGTTTCCGATCTGCCTATAGTCATCGGATCCTTTGCAATGGGTCCTGTTGCAGCCGTTTTGATATCGGCTCTTAAAAATATTTTGCACTTGGTAATAAAAGGCACAACTACAGGCGGAGTAGGAGAGCTTTCGAACTTCATAATAGGTTCCACATTTGCAGTTACTGCAGGTTTAATTTACAATAGAAACAGAACTTATAAAAATGCGCTTTTAAGTTTGCTCATGGGAACACTTGCCATGACCGCGGTTTCCATAATATCAAACTATTTCTTCATATTTCCGCTTTACAGCAAGTTGATGCCCATGGAAGCCATAATAAACATGGGAACGCAAATAACTTCTAAAATAACAGATCTATGGTCTATGATGATTTACTCGATTCTGCCCTTTAACCTTATCAAGGGATTTACAGTTTCAGCAATTGCAATGCTAATATATAAAAGAGTAAGTCCAATACTAAAAGATTGA
- the rplY gene encoding 50S ribosomal protein L25 (This is one of the proteins that binds to the 5S RNA in the ribosome where it forms part of the central protuberance; High confidence in function and specificity) — protein sequence MANILNLTKREVAGKNKVDKLRQNKQIPGIIYSKGKEALKITAVEKELMKVYSEAGTSNIVSVNIDGDQQKVLFKDIQRHPFKNQVLHFDLYLVDMSEKLRVTIPVVLLNRDDIKAQPSVLLQILDELEIECLPADLPSEATYDVMSMQIGDQVTVADLDVAQNEKIEIFNEMDEIVASLQEPREEVIDEETEEVSADVPTVSETESEE from the coding sequence ATGGCAAATATATTAAATTTAACAAAAAGAGAAGTAGCAGGTAAAAACAAGGTTGATAAATTAAGACAAAATAAACAAATCCCGGGAATTATCTATTCTAAAGGCAAGGAAGCTCTAAAAATCACCGCTGTTGAAAAAGAATTGATGAAAGTTTACTCTGAAGCGGGAACATCCAATATAGTTTCTGTAAATATTGACGGAGACCAACAAAAAGTGCTTTTTAAAGACATTCAAAGACATCCCTTTAAAAATCAAGTTCTTCATTTTGATTTATATCTTGTTGACATGAGCGAAAAACTTAGAGTTACAATACCTGTTGTTCTTTTAAACAGAGATGATATTAAAGCTCAACCTTCAGTTCTCCTACAAATACTGGACGAATTGGAAATTGAATGTCTGCCTGCAGATCTTCCCTCAGAAGCAACCTACGATGTAATGAGCATGCAAATCGGTGACCAAGTTACAGTTGCCGACTTAGACGTTGCACAAAATGAAAAGATCGAAATATTCAATGAAATGGACGAAATAGTAGCAAGTCTTCAAGAACCCAGAGAAGAAGTAATTGACGAAGAAACAGAAGAAGTATCGGCAGATGTTCCTACAGTTTCTGAAACCGAATCCGAAGAATAA
- the mnmA1 gene encoding tRNA-specific 2-thiouridylase MnmA 1 (Catalyzes the 2-thiolation of uridine at the wobble position (U34) of tRNA, leading to the formation of s2U34; High confidence in function and specificity), with protein sequence MTGNKSVVLGMSGGVDSSVAALLLKEQGYDVTGVFMKNWSEEDEDGVCTAQDDYLDVIRVANQLNIKYYTVNFEKEYKDRVFSYFLDEYKKGRTPNPDVMCNTEIKFKAFLDFAMAFECDYIAMGHYARTKTENGKTYLLKGIDPNKDQSYFLSRVTQEALSKTLFPIGELKKEEVREIAEQNDLATAHKRDSTGICFIGERDFNKFLDKFLYTKPGDIYSSEGEYLGKHSGLIHYTIGQRKGIGLGGMGNGEPFFVADKDLKNNRLIVAQGIKNKALYKKETMLEDPFFITDIPEFPLKCSGKIRYRAKDENMTIYKEQDRLRAVFDNPLKGVTPGQVLVLYDRDVCLGSGIIK encoded by the coding sequence ATGACTGGTAATAAAAGCGTGGTTCTTGGAATGAGTGGAGGTGTTGACTCTTCTGTTGCCGCCCTTTTACTTAAGGAGCAAGGCTATGATGTTACCGGAGTTTTTATGAAAAACTGGAGCGAAGAAGATGAAGACGGCGTATGTACCGCTCAAGATGATTACCTTGATGTAATAAGAGTAGCTAATCAATTGAATATTAAATATTACACCGTGAATTTTGAAAAGGAATACAAAGATAGAGTTTTTTCATATTTTTTAGATGAGTACAAAAAAGGCAGAACACCTAATCCTGATGTAATGTGCAATACTGAAATAAAATTCAAGGCGTTTTTAGATTTTGCAATGGCCTTTGAATGCGACTACATAGCCATGGGTCATTACGCAAGAACAAAAACAGAAAATGGAAAAACCTACCTTTTAAAAGGCATAGATCCAAATAAAGATCAATCCTATTTTTTATCCAGAGTCACTCAAGAAGCTCTTTCTAAAACTTTGTTTCCCATAGGAGAACTCAAAAAGGAAGAAGTAAGAGAAATTGCAGAACAAAATGACCTTGCAACAGCTCACAAAAGAGACTCCACAGGTATATGTTTCATTGGAGAAAGAGATTTTAACAAATTTTTGGATAAATTTCTCTATACAAAACCCGGTGATATCTATTCTTCAGAGGGAGAATATCTCGGAAAACACTCCGGGTTAATCCACTATACAATCGGTCAGAGAAAGGGCATCGGACTTGGAGGTATGGGCAATGGAGAGCCTTTTTTTGTGGCAGATAAAGATTTGAAAAACAACAGATTAATAGTTGCTCAAGGCATTAAGAATAAAGCGCTGTACAAAAAAGAAACTATGCTTGAAGATCCCTTTTTCATAACGGACATCCCCGAATTTCCTCTTAAATGCAGCGGAAAGATAAGATACAGAGCCAAAGATGAAAATATGACGATCTACAAAGAACAAGACCGGCTAAGAGCGGTTTTTGACAATCCTCTTAAGGGAGTAACTCCCGGTCAAGTGTTAGTTCTATATGACAGAGATGTTTGTTTAGGATCAGGAATTATTAAATAA
- a CDS encoding thiamin biosynthesis lipoprotein (This prokaryotic family of lipoproteins are related to ApbE from Salmonella typhimurium. ApbE is involved in thiamine synthesis. More specifically is may be involved in the conversion of aminoimidazole ribotide (AIR) to 4-amino-5-hydroxymethyl-2-methyl pyrimidine (HMP); High confidence in function and specificity) has protein sequence MKKFLYIVFILIFSVGCSAENKEMKKYELSLFDAFDTYTVFTVYEDSEEKAQEDLDKIKDKYEYYHKIFDGFNNYEGLNNLKTINDNAGVKSVVVDEELYNLIDLTLKLSEKTDKLNIAIGPVTELWSSYRDLYNEGKSPEEVRRIMGAEIPSDEDLEALRGLINQDDILLNEEEKSVFLKKRGMKIDLGSVAKGYATERVAEFARDELGIESLVISAGGNVRFIGKPPDREKYKVAIAHPEEGQDYLAVLEVDDTSVVTSGNYQRFFMYNGKRYSHIIDPFTLRPSENYRSMSVITEDSFIADFLSTVLFLTEEKDLEDVMNEFEVGALWMNNDGAIHSTQKAGELMED, from the coding sequence ATGAAAAAATTTTTATACATTGTGTTTATTCTTATTTTTTCAGTGGGTTGTTCTGCCGAAAATAAAGAAATGAAAAAATATGAACTTTCACTTTTTGATGCCTTTGATACATACACTGTTTTTACGGTATACGAAGATAGTGAAGAAAAGGCTCAGGAAGATCTTGATAAAATTAAAGATAAATATGAATATTATCACAAAATATTCGACGGATTTAACAATTATGAGGGCTTAAATAATTTAAAGACCATAAATGACAATGCGGGAGTAAAAAGCGTAGTTGTGGATGAAGAGCTTTATAATTTGATAGATTTAACGCTTAAATTAAGTGAAAAGACAGATAAACTAAATATAGCCATAGGACCTGTTACTGAACTTTGGTCTTCTTACAGAGATTTATACAACGAAGGGAAATCACCTGAAGAGGTAAGGAGAATAATGGGTGCTGAAATCCCGAGCGATGAAGATTTGGAAGCTTTACGGGGATTAATAAATCAAGATGATATCCTTTTAAATGAAGAAGAGAAATCCGTATTCTTGAAAAAAAGGGGAATGAAAATTGATTTAGGCTCTGTGGCAAAGGGTTATGCAACAGAGAGGGTTGCAGAGTTTGCAAGGGATGAGTTAGGTATTGAGTCCCTGGTTATTTCAGCAGGAGGAAATGTCAGATTTATCGGTAAACCGCCCGATAGAGAAAAATACAAGGTGGCAATAGCCCACCCTGAGGAAGGACAGGATTATTTAGCAGTTTTAGAGGTCGATGATACATCCGTTGTAACAAGCGGTAATTATCAAAGGTTTTTCATGTACAACGGCAAAAGATACTCTCATATAATAGATCCCTTTACGCTAAGACCTTCGGAAAATTACAGATCAATGTCGGTGATAACGGAAGATTCTTTCATTGCCGATTTTCTATCGACGGTATTGTTTTTGACTGAAGAAAAAGATCTTGAGGATGTTATGAATGAATTTGAAGTCGGAGCTTTGTGGATGAATAATGATGGAGCGATTCATTCAACGCAAAAAGCGGGAGAGTTAATGGAGGATTAA
- a CDS encoding putative membrane protein (High confidence in function and specificity), with translation MRNNVRGLVFHIFIIIILFLLNVLIGLSDTLSKFLYGNIIFKIILALIPVILYFNFSKAMNKRVSRRLDFLTGNLIILIALILFVPAFIMEGFGLFKLNVAESIWKFPLDLFLMPGLFSFELLGFEYSMVTLALSAVIPGMIYGISIRRSRIKINRRNKIMEMKKRR, from the coding sequence ATGAGAAACAATGTAAGAGGCTTGGTTTTTCATATTTTTATAATAATAATATTATTTTTATTAAATGTATTGATAGGGCTTAGCGATACTCTTTCAAAATTTTTATACGGAAATATAATATTTAAAATCATACTGGCATTGATACCTGTGATTTTGTACTTTAATTTTTCAAAGGCAATGAACAAAAGGGTTTCAAGAAGATTGGATTTTTTGACAGGAAATTTAATAATATTGATTGCGCTTATTTTATTTGTACCGGCCTTTATAATGGAAGGCTTTGGACTGTTTAAGCTGAATGTGGCTGAAAGTATATGGAAGTTTCCTCTGGATTTGTTTTTGATGCCGGGGCTGTTTTCCTTTGAGTTGTTGGGCTTTGAATACAGCATGGTGACTTTGGCTCTATCGGCTGTAATTCCCGGAATGATTTATGGCATTTCTATAAGGCGATCAAGGATAAAAATCAACAGAAGAAATAAGATAATGGAGATGAAAAAAAGAAGGTGA
- the nucH gene encoding thermonuclease (Staphylococcus aureus secretes a thermostable nuclease, known as thermonuclease (TNase) or staphylococcal nuclease (SNase), which is a calcium-dependent enzyme that catalyzes the hydrolysis of both DNA and RNA at the 5' position of the phosphodiester bond yielding 3'-mononucleotides and dinucleotides; High confidence in function and specificity), whose protein sequence is MKKSLFVILIFAIVYFIYFNYEGQTSDVKDIEFEEVIITKVVDGDTVYSDDGEKIRIIGINAPEIDEKELLSEESKEFAQQNLLGKKVYIESDEEIFDQYGRRLAYIWVGVPEDLSYENIKNLNYSAMSLKEGLSRTYTFEPNVKYKKDFKKAQKEARDLKSGMWKISEKGTTRGNELR, encoded by the coding sequence GTGAAAAAAAGTTTATTTGTAATTTTAATATTTGCAATTGTTTACTTTATATATTTTAATTACGAAGGACAAACTTCCGATGTTAAAGACATCGAGTTTGAAGAGGTTATCATCACAAAGGTAGTTGATGGAGATACGGTGTATTCAGATGATGGAGAAAAAATAAGAATAATAGGGATTAATGCACCTGAAATAGATGAGAAAGAACTTCTATCGGAAGAATCAAAGGAGTTTGCACAACAAAATTTGTTGGGCAAGAAGGTATACATTGAAAGCGACGAAGAAATTTTCGATCAATATGGCAGGAGATTAGCTTATATTTGGGTAGGTGTGCCGGAGGATTTAAGTTATGAAAACATCAAAAATCTGAATTATTCAGCAATGAGTTTGAAGGAAGGTCTATCCAGGACATACACCTTTGAACCTAATGTAAAATACAAAAAAGATTTTAAAAAAGCGCAAAAAGAAGCAAGAGATTTAAAGTCAGGAATGTGGAAAATCTCAGAAAAGGGCACTACGAGAGGAAATGAATTGAGGTAA
- a CDS encoding phosphatidylglycerophosphatase A (This family represents a family of bacterial phosphatidylglycerophosphatases (, known as PgpA. It appears that bacteria possess several phosphatidylglycerophosphatases, and thus, PgpA is not essential in Escherichia coli; High confidence in function and specificity), which translates to MEDKNQLYDVVRKKLRDIGVTLQDLAAIVYDLQKKYNKDIDIKDCEENVLKVLEKREVINTVLTGLAIDKLVQEGSFPEPIQSVIKRDDGLYGVDEILPLGIVNLYGTIGITNFGYLDKEKPGIIAEIDKRKKDGYHVTTFTDDILAAIVAAAAARIAHGQRVKEENKDER; encoded by the coding sequence ATGGAAGATAAAAATCAATTATACGATGTTGTCAGAAAGAAACTCAGGGATATAGGAGTGACATTACAGGATCTTGCAGCGATAGTTTATGATCTTCAAAAAAAATACAATAAAGATATAGATATAAAAGATTGCGAAGAAAATGTATTAAAGGTCTTGGAAAAAAGAGAGGTAATAAATACTGTATTAACAGGACTTGCTATAGATAAACTGGTTCAAGAGGGCAGTTTTCCCGAACCTATACAATCGGTCATTAAAAGAGACGATGGACTCTATGGAGTGGATGAAATACTTCCCTTGGGTATAGTAAATTTATATGGAACTATCGGGATTACGAATTTTGGATACTTAGATAAAGAGAAACCGGGAATTATAGCTGAAATTGACAAAAGAAAAAAAGACGGATATCATGTAACTACTTTTACAGACGATATTCTTGCGGCTATAGTGGCTGCGGCTGCGGCGAGAATTGCTCACGGGCAAAGAGTTAAAGAAGAAAATAAAGATGAAAGATAA
- a CDS encoding putative SAM-dependent methyltransferase (This domain is found in ribosomal RNA small subunit methyltransferase C and in other methyltransferases; High confidence in function and specificity), with the protein MIKLDYVPATNYKIYQDDLNFKYTTDSLILSSFAKPKGVCIDLGCGSGILSLRMIDKSEKFINIDANEEAISLLNKSVEINGLENKIQNYIWDVGAIDEIVERNSIDTVLTNPPYYKDGLRVDNERYDKARYSENLEIFVEAASYALKDLGRFYMVISAGRMIDAFEILVSKRIEPKRIRFVKKNAYSLPKLILIEGVKYAKRGFFFERDFLLTESDDMSEDLREVYRSV; encoded by the coding sequence ATGATTAAACTTGATTATGTACCTGCTACAAATTATAAAATTTATCAAGATGATTTAAATTTTAAATATACCACTGATTCTCTAATTTTATCTTCTTTTGCAAAACCGAAGGGAGTTTGCATAGACTTGGGATGCGGAAGCGGAATTTTATCTTTGCGCATGATAGATAAGTCGGAAAAATTCATAAATATTGATGCAAATGAAGAGGCGATTTCGCTACTTAATAAATCTGTGGAGATAAATGGTCTTGAAAATAAAATACAAAATTATATATGGGATGTAGGAGCCATAGATGAAATTGTAGAAAGAAATTCCATAGATACGGTTTTGACCAATCCCCCTTACTACAAAGACGGGTTGAGAGTAGACAATGAGAGATATGACAAGGCGAGATACAGCGAAAATTTGGAAATATTTGTAGAGGCTGCAAGCTATGCATTAAAGGACTTGGGAAGATTTTACATGGTTATTTCGGCAGGTAGAATGATTGATGCCTTTGAGATTTTGGTATCAAAGAGAATTGAACCCAAGAGAATAAGATTTGTGAAGAAAAACGCCTATTCATTGCCGAAACTCATATTGATAGAAGGTGTAAAGTATGCCAAGAGAGGATTTTTCTTCGAGAGAGATTTTCTATTGACGGAGTCGGATGATATGAGTGAGGATTTAAGAGAGGTTTACAGAAGCGTATGA
- the rsmI gene encoding Ribosomal RNA small subunit methyltransferase I (Catalyzes the 2'-O-methylation of the ribose of cytidine 1402 (C1402) in 16S rRNA; High confidence in function and specificity), which translates to MIYFCATPIGNLKDIGLRTLEILKTVDIIACEDTRVSIKLLNEYGIKKKLISYHKFNERTKSYEIIKLSLENDIAIITDAGLPGISDPGSVLVRRLIEENIEFTVIPGANAALTALVLSGLSTEHFYFYGFLDSKRSHRKKELEQLKSFKHTVIFYESPHRIEDMLEDIFEIFGDRNISISRELTKLYEETIRGKLSEIIDTEITLKGEFVIVVEGSKQEEDFDFEELLRRKIDSGISKSSAVKEIAKEYGISKNELYKISLEVEDE; encoded by the coding sequence ATGATATATTTTTGTGCAACGCCCATAGGAAATTTAAAGGATATAGGATTGAGAACTCTTGAAATATTAAAAACGGTAGACATAATTGCCTGTGAGGATACGAGGGTAAGCATTAAGTTGTTGAATGAATACGGCATTAAGAAAAAACTGATTTCTTACCACAAATTCAATGAAAGGACAAAGTCTTATGAAATAATAAAATTGTCCTTGGAAAATGACATTGCAATAATAACAGATGCAGGACTTCCGGGAATAAGCGATCCGGGAAGCGTGCTTGTAAGAAGACTCATAGAAGAGAATATTGAATTCACAGTGATTCCCGGGGCAAATGCGGCTTTAACGGCTTTGGTGCTCTCAGGGCTAAGTACGGAACATTTTTATTTCTATGGATTTTTGGATTCAAAGAGATCTCATAGAAAGAAAGAACTGGAGCAACTTAAATCCTTTAAGCACACTGTTATTTTTTATGAATCACCTCATAGAATTGAGGATATGCTCGAAGATATTTTTGAAATCTTCGGAGATAGAAATATTTCCATAAGCAGAGAGTTGACAAAGCTCTATGAAGAGACCATAAGAGGAAAATTAAGTGAGATAATCGATACTGAAATCACTCTTAAGGGAGAATTTGTAATTGTAGTTGAAGGCTCGAAACAAGAGGAAGACTTTGATTTTGAGGAACTCTTAAGGCGGAAGATCGACTCCGGCATCAGCAAATCCTCAGCGGTAAAGGAAATTGCCAAGGAATATGGTATATCGAAAAATGAACTCTATAAAATAAGTTTAGAGGTAGAAGATGAATAA
- a CDS encoding NurA domain protein (This domain is found in several uncharacterised proteins and in NurA, a nuclease exhibiting both single-stranded endonuclease activity and 5'-3' exonuclease activity on single-stranded and double-stranded DNA from the hyperthermophilic archaeon Sulfolobus acidocaldarius; High confidence in function and specificity), giving the protein MNNIQEIEKEIKNLNAQLKKKYKDFFGMSRMRFKNEVLQKIGKNYKLEKLKESSLKKFGLVVGVDGSVNKVGGDFPHYVEIYQALAKPTKGQDLYENEIYTPLLGQIDEEGGGLSKREKLLAQIELQVAIDSIDFHKPDMLMMDGGLIRYKINDKDRYTELIEKCEDRDIILIGVLKELKTNVISRALEYENSIFDRELLYGKLELGDFIEIHDRFNKKSGENEGELTSGFLRTSNSAMAIGIDILQSQRQYLKDAAELVYTLTPYNSRGVPLWLDIVDKEVKITDLLIKSMLEEYLDRDIYERFFITERDRRGI; this is encoded by the coding sequence ATGAATAATATACAGGAAATAGAAAAGGAAATAAAAAATCTCAACGCGCAATTAAAGAAAAAATACAAGGATTTCTTCGGCATGAGCAGGATGAGGTTTAAAAATGAAGTTTTACAAAAAATAGGAAAGAACTATAAGTTGGAGAAGTTGAAGGAAAGCTCCTTAAAAAAATTTGGACTTGTAGTGGGAGTTGACGGTTCGGTAAACAAGGTGGGAGGAGATTTTCCCCATTATGTGGAAATTTATCAGGCGCTGGCAAAACCCACCAAGGGTCAGGATTTATACGAGAATGAAATATACACCCCTCTATTGGGGCAAATTGACGAAGAAGGCGGAGGCTTGAGTAAAAGAGAGAAACTTTTGGCGCAGATTGAACTGCAAGTGGCCATTGATTCCATAGATTTCCATAAGCCTGACATGCTGATGATGGATGGAGGGCTCATAAGATATAAGATAAATGACAAAGACAGATACACAGAACTCATAGAAAAATGCGAAGATAGAGATATAATTTTGATAGGGGTTTTAAAGGAACTCAAGACAAATGTAATTTCCAGAGCTTTGGAATATGAAAATTCGATTTTTGACAGAGAACTTTTGTACGGAAAGCTGGAACTCGGAGATTTTATAGAAATTCACGACAGATTCAACAAAAAATCCGGAGAAAATGAAGGAGAGTTGACTTCAGGTTTTTTGAGAACCTCAAATTCCGCCATGGCAATAGGCATAGATATATTACAATCCCAAAGACAATACTTAAAAGATGCGGCGGAACTTGTATATACGCTAACACCTTATAATTCAAGGGGTGTGCCTTTGTGGCTTGATATTGTTGATAAAGAGGTAAAGATCACTGATCTGCTCATAAAGTCAATGTTGGAGGAATACTTGGACAGAGATATTTACGAGAGGTTTTTTATAACGGAAAGGGATAGGAGAGGTATATGA